A single genomic interval of Granulicella tundricola MP5ACTX9 harbors:
- a CDS encoding MutS-related protein, with product MQNSSLSPHANNRPQTQGEVEAHYIELRKQHQTRQDGFAARKTRIGWALIVCLGIIVALATQAHHQTSPWPLLAAFAVLASLVPVHLGLQTRISRTERLLGLYDRNLARVRSEAWQSGNTGETLHQPGHLYERDLNLLGEDSLFGLLDTVRTGIGQRGLADYLQAPAIHAETLERQQAVKELAAKTELREEIALLGTSKFQQVEARFFDTWLDEEAPVFHPAFRYVLVVTALALVVMLLLGLTHAVAWPVLLPNLALAAVLQAGISMSLRSRVLPLLERVTRLSNHVQMFSDGLAILETQSFQALKLQAIQAAARQPANAVPLLAKLQSQITIVQQRTKEYFFIFSLLLAAGTQAAITIAAWKRANGAAMKSWLAAWAEFEALNALAAYAFEHPEDAWPELLPASAQPTFEAIELGHPLLTACVRNDVSLGDATRFFLISGSNMSGKSTLMRSIGINAVLAYAGAPVRAHSMQLTPLTLGASLALTDSLAEGKSKFLAEVERLQKIVQTSAGSPVLFLVDEIFSGTNSVDRQAAAGAVLRSLLVNGAIGALSTHDLALAELANEENCGLNVHMASPDPEDPLGFDYRLKPGVNTSSNALAIIRMMGL from the coding sequence ATGCAGAACTCCAGCCTGAGCCCTCACGCCAACAACCGCCCACAGACACAAGGTGAGGTGGAGGCCCACTACATCGAGCTTCGCAAACAGCACCAGACCCGACAGGATGGCTTCGCCGCCCGCAAGACCCGCATTGGCTGGGCCCTGATCGTCTGCCTTGGCATCATCGTCGCGCTGGCGACGCAGGCCCATCACCAGACCTCACCCTGGCCTCTGCTGGCAGCCTTCGCCGTCCTGGCCTCCCTGGTGCCGGTCCACCTCGGCCTGCAGACCAGGATCTCCCGCACAGAGCGCCTGCTGGGCCTCTACGACAGGAACCTTGCACGCGTCCGCTCCGAAGCCTGGCAGTCCGGCAACACCGGAGAGACCCTCCACCAGCCCGGTCATCTCTACGAGCGCGACCTCAACCTCCTCGGTGAGGACTCGCTCTTCGGCCTGCTCGACACCGTACGCACCGGCATAGGCCAGCGCGGACTAGCCGACTACCTCCAGGCCCCGGCCATCCACGCCGAGACCCTGGAACGCCAGCAAGCCGTTAAGGAGCTGGCAGCGAAAACAGAGTTACGAGAAGAGATCGCCCTCCTCGGCACCAGCAAGTTCCAGCAGGTCGAAGCAAGGTTCTTCGACACATGGCTCGACGAAGAAGCACCCGTCTTCCATCCGGCCTTTCGCTACGTTCTGGTCGTCACAGCACTGGCGCTGGTGGTGATGCTTCTGCTCGGTTTGACGCACGCCGTCGCATGGCCCGTCCTGCTGCCGAATCTGGCCCTGGCGGCCGTACTTCAGGCCGGCATCTCGATGTCCCTGCGCTCCCGCGTGCTGCCTCTTCTGGAGCGCGTAACAAGGCTCTCGAATCACGTACAGATGTTCTCGGACGGCCTGGCCATCCTTGAGACACAAAGCTTTCAAGCACTAAAGCTTCAGGCCATCCAGGCGGCCGCAAGGCAACCGGCCAACGCCGTTCCCCTGCTCGCCAAGCTGCAAAGCCAGATCACGATCGTGCAACAGCGCACCAAGGAGTACTTCTTCATCTTCTCCCTGCTGCTCGCAGCCGGCACCCAGGCGGCCATCACCATCGCCGCATGGAAGCGAGCAAACGGTGCCGCGATGAAAAGCTGGCTCGCCGCCTGGGCCGAGTTCGAGGCCCTGAACGCACTCGCAGCCTACGCCTTCGAGCATCCCGAAGACGCATGGCCGGAGCTGCTGCCAGCCTCCGCGCAACCTACGTTTGAGGCCATAGAACTCGGACACCCGCTGCTCACCGCGTGCGTCCGCAACGATGTATCACTCGGAGACGCGACACGCTTCTTCCTGATCAGCGGCTCGAACATGTCCGGCAAGTCCACCCTCATGCGATCCATCGGCATCAACGCCGTCCTCGCATACGCCGGCGCACCGGTGAGAGCACACTCCATGCAACTGACGCCGCTCACCCTCGGCGCATCGCTCGCCCTGACGGACTCGCTCGCTGAGGGCAAGAGCAAGTTCCTCGCAGAGGTCGAGCGCCTGCAGAAGATCGTACAAACCAGCGCAGGGTCGCCAGTACTCTTCCTGGTCGATGAGATCTTCAGCGGCACCAACTCAGTCGATCGCCAGGCCGCCGCCGGCGCGGTCCTGCGTAGCCTGCTCGTAAACGGAGCTATCGGGGCCTTGTCAACGCATGATCTCGCGCTGGCCGAACTCGCGAACGAGGAGAACTGCGGCCTCAACGTTCACATGGCCAGCCCTGATCCCGAAGACCCACTCGGCTTCGACTACAGGTTGAAGCCCGGGGTCAACACCAGCTCCAACGCCCTCGCCATCATCCGCATGATGGGCCTCTAG
- a CDS encoding beta-ketoacyl-ACP synthase III codes for MSLSLKPQVSVRAKITSVGSYVPPKLLTNQDLEKMVATNDQWITERTGIRERHIVEPGVATSDLAVEAAKACLAKRGVSADEVEVIIVATVTPDMMFPATACLVQDKLGAHHAWGFDLSAACSGFPYALQVGAKLIESGVHKKILVIGADVMSSVIDYTDRTTCVIFGDGAGAVLLEPCEPGEVGLVDYFHEIDGSGGVSLNMPGGGSLHPATAETVAAKMHYVHQDGGAVYKFAVRKMSEAAETVLTRNGITGKDLKCFIPHQANKRIILSTAERLGMDEECVVINIDRFGNTTAATIPLAMQTALDEGRLQKGDLVLLASVGAGFTVGATLLQWEF; via the coding sequence TTGAGTTTGTCCCTGAAGCCGCAAGTCTCCGTTCGAGCCAAAATCACATCCGTCGGTAGCTACGTTCCGCCCAAGCTTCTGACCAATCAAGACCTTGAAAAGATGGTCGCGACCAACGACCAGTGGATCACCGAGCGTACCGGTATCCGGGAGCGCCATATCGTCGAGCCGGGCGTGGCGACGAGTGACCTTGCCGTCGAGGCGGCCAAGGCGTGTCTGGCCAAGCGTGGTGTCTCCGCCGACGAGGTGGAGGTGATTATCGTGGCGACCGTCACTCCTGACATGATGTTTCCGGCTACGGCCTGCCTGGTGCAGGACAAACTGGGCGCGCATCATGCGTGGGGCTTCGATCTCTCGGCTGCATGCTCGGGGTTTCCGTATGCGCTGCAGGTTGGGGCTAAGCTGATCGAGTCCGGCGTTCACAAGAAGATCCTGGTGATCGGCGCGGATGTGATGAGCTCTGTGATCGATTACACCGACCGGACGACCTGCGTCATCTTCGGCGACGGGGCGGGGGCGGTGCTGCTGGAGCCTTGTGAGCCGGGTGAGGTCGGGCTGGTGGACTACTTCCACGAGATCGACGGGTCGGGTGGGGTTTCGTTGAACATGCCGGGTGGTGGGAGTCTGCATCCGGCGACCGCCGAGACGGTCGCGGCAAAGATGCATTACGTCCACCAGGACGGCGGTGCGGTGTACAAGTTTGCCGTGCGCAAGATGTCCGAGGCGGCGGAGACGGTGCTGACTCGAAACGGGATTACGGGCAAGGATCTGAAGTGCTTCATTCCGCACCAGGCGAACAAGCGGATTATCCTTTCTACCGCTGAGCGGTTGGGCATGGATGAGGAGTGCGTAGTGATCAACATCGACCGGTTTGGGAATACGACGGCGGCGACGATTCCGCTGGCGATGCAGACTGCGCTCGATGAAGGCCGGTTGCAGAAGGGCGATCTGGTTTTGCTGGCGAGTGTCGGGGCCGGGTTTACGGTTGGGGCTACCTTGTTGCAGTGGGAGTTTTAG
- a CDS encoding ATP-binding protein, translating to MVTEIETPAALYTEAFAPAKPTPRCEIIAALKTITPLEGLSDEEYAWLADNGTERTGESGAIVFREGEPACNMNFILKGEIHVRRRHSGPMAFFVGRAGAMTGLLPFSRMKTYGGEGYTSGPVWVLDIHSRQFPAMLEAIPSMGQRSVTVLLDRVREVTRMEQQSEKLAALGKLAANLAHELNNPASAAQRSAASLFTELREYGDRKYRMGTLCLDREQSQKMQQWVERTRAEMSAYRRPSEDGPLALADREAEVTTWLDAHNIPNAWNIAPALAETGLPLRVLEEFAEEFDGEILAAAMDNFASSLRVERMAETIVGSTVRIFDLISAIKDYSYMDQAPIQEVDLAQSLENTLSMFRSRLQGITVLTDFDPALPPISAYGSELSQVWTALIENALDAMPNGGRLNLKTKLAGLMAVVEVWDSGAGIEPDLQTRVFEPFFTTKAPGSGLGLGLDQAQRVVSKHSGFLTVVSKPGETCFQVRLPLDQAQAY from the coding sequence ATGGTGACCGAAATCGAAACTCCAGCCGCTTTATACACGGAAGCCTTCGCACCCGCGAAGCCAACCCCGCGCTGCGAGATCATCGCGGCCCTCAAAACCATCACACCCCTTGAAGGCCTCTCCGACGAGGAGTACGCCTGGCTCGCCGATAACGGAACCGAGCGCACCGGCGAAAGCGGCGCCATCGTCTTCCGCGAAGGCGAACCCGCCTGCAACATGAACTTCATCCTCAAAGGTGAGATTCACGTCCGCCGCCGGCACTCCGGCCCCATGGCCTTCTTCGTCGGCCGCGCCGGCGCCATGACCGGCCTGCTTCCCTTCTCGCGCATGAAGACCTACGGCGGAGAGGGTTACACCAGCGGCCCCGTTTGGGTCCTGGACATCCATTCCCGCCAGTTCCCGGCGATGCTCGAGGCCATCCCTTCCATGGGCCAGCGCAGCGTTACCGTTCTGCTGGACCGAGTCCGTGAAGTCACGCGCATGGAGCAGCAGTCGGAAAAGCTCGCCGCCCTCGGCAAACTCGCCGCCAACCTCGCCCACGAGCTCAACAACCCGGCCTCCGCCGCCCAGCGCAGCGCAGCCTCCCTCTTCACAGAGCTACGCGAGTACGGCGACCGCAAGTACCGCATGGGCACCCTCTGTCTCGACAGAGAACAGTCCCAAAAGATGCAGCAGTGGGTAGAACGCACCCGTGCTGAGATGTCCGCCTACCGCCGCCCCTCGGAAGACGGCCCCCTGGCCTTGGCCGACCGCGAAGCCGAGGTCACCACATGGCTGGACGCCCACAACATCCCCAACGCCTGGAACATCGCCCCGGCCCTCGCGGAGACCGGCCTGCCTCTCCGCGTTCTGGAGGAGTTCGCCGAGGAGTTTGACGGTGAGATCCTCGCCGCAGCCATGGACAACTTCGCCAGCTCCCTCCGCGTGGAGCGCATGGCAGAGACCATCGTAGGCTCAACGGTCCGCATCTTCGACCTCATCTCGGCCATCAAGGACTACTCCTACATGGACCAGGCCCCCATCCAGGAGGTCGACTTGGCCCAGTCGCTGGAGAACACCCTCAGCATGTTCCGCTCGCGCCTGCAGGGCATCACCGTCCTCACCGACTTCGACCCCGCCCTGCCCCCCATCAGCGCCTACGGCAGCGAGCTCAGCCAGGTCTGGACAGCCCTGATCGAAAACGCACTGGATGCCATGCCCAACGGCGGCCGCCTCAACCTCAAGACTAAACTCGCCGGCCTCATGGCAGTAGTCGAAGTCTGGGACTCAGGAGCCGGCATCGAACCAGACCTCCAAACCCGCGTCTTCGAGCCCTTCTTCACCACCAAGGCCCCCGGCAGCGGCCTGGGCCTCGGCCTCGACCAGGCCCAGCGCGTCGTCAGCAAGCACTCCGGCTTCCTCACCGTAGTCTCCAAGCCCGGCGAAACCTGCTTCCAGGTCCGCCTCCCCCTGGACCAGGCTCAAGCCTACTAA
- a CDS encoding menaquinone biosynthesis protein — MALRVAAIDFLNPAPLMWDFDHGPRLSQRYDVHLTEPSQCARELLAGRADLGLIPVAALTPELAIVPGCTIASLRQVRSIQLVVKGTAGLASVRTIAADTASRSSVAYTQVLFRHFLKTDPTYLPAKADPIPMLQSADAALLIGDPALHALEHRTQIEAAVGPCQWFDVATEWNTRTNLPWVAAVWAVRPEALPTAAARTELIEDLNQSRLHGQLHTEDLVTEWQPRIHLPAQTIRHYLTQNIHYTLDPACIEAIELFRHLAAEINALPPLGPLNFLQQ; from the coding sequence GTGGCCCTACGAGTAGCAGCAATCGACTTCCTCAACCCAGCCCCCCTCATGTGGGACTTCGACCACGGCCCCCGTCTCTCCCAGCGTTACGACGTCCACCTCACCGAGCCCTCCCAGTGCGCCCGTGAGCTCCTCGCCGGCCGCGCCGACCTAGGCCTCATCCCCGTCGCCGCCCTCACGCCAGAGCTAGCCATCGTCCCCGGCTGCACCATAGCCAGCCTCCGCCAGGTCCGCTCCATCCAACTAGTCGTCAAAGGCACCGCCGGCCTGGCCTCCGTCCGCACCATCGCAGCCGACACGGCCTCTCGCAGCTCCGTCGCCTACACCCAGGTCCTCTTCCGCCACTTCCTCAAGACAGACCCCACCTACCTCCCTGCCAAAGCCGACCCCATCCCCATGCTCCAATCCGCGGACGCCGCCCTCCTCATCGGCGACCCCGCCCTCCACGCCCTCGAGCACCGCACCCAGATCGAAGCCGCCGTAGGCCCCTGCCAGTGGTTCGACGTAGCCACCGAGTGGAACACCCGCACCAACCTCCCTTGGGTCGCAGCCGTCTGGGCCGTCCGCCCGGAGGCCCTCCCCACCGCCGCCGCCCGCACCGAGCTCATAGAAGATCTCAACCAGTCCCGCCTCCACGGCCAGCTCCACACAGAAGACCTGGTCACAGAGTGGCAACCCCGCATCCACCTCCCCGCCCAGACCATCCGCCACTACCTCACACAAAACATCCACTACACCCTGGACCCCGCCTGCATAGAAGCCATAGAGCTCTTCCGCCACCTAGCCGCAGAAATAAATGCCCTCCCCCCACTAGGCCCCCTCAACTTCCTCCAGCAGTAA
- a CDS encoding YqaA family protein, translated as MGSMLAGIPISRALALLSLATLAGSSSHLLHLVLSFGLFGLFLVSIVDSSFVPLPLPGITDIMVILFAAQHANLFLLIAAATIGSALGGLFSYQVGQSGGLDFIEKRTPPRIFKRVTGWMESHAILAVAVPALLPPPMPLSPFVLAAGALKMSRKKFMWAFTLSRLIRHAFAAWLGVHYGKAVLVLWNAFIRRWGAPVLIILWVAILGSVAFAFWRLWKTSHEVGLKQTKPLNATTT; from the coding sequence ATGGGTTCCATGCTGGCAGGCATCCCAATCTCTCGCGCATTAGCACTCCTGTCCCTGGCCACCCTCGCCGGTTCCAGCAGCCACCTCCTGCATCTCGTCCTCTCCTTCGGCCTGTTCGGCCTCTTCCTCGTCTCCATCGTCGACTCCTCTTTCGTCCCGCTCCCCCTCCCCGGCATCACCGACATCATGGTGATCCTCTTCGCCGCCCAGCACGCCAACCTCTTCCTCCTCATCGCCGCCGCCACCATCGGCTCCGCCCTCGGCGGCCTCTTCTCCTATCAGGTCGGCCAGTCCGGCGGCCTCGACTTCATTGAAAAACGCACCCCGCCCCGCATCTTCAAACGAGTTACCGGCTGGATGGAGTCCCACGCCATCCTTGCCGTAGCCGTCCCCGCCCTGCTCCCCCCGCCGATGCCTCTCAGCCCCTTCGTCCTCGCCGCCGGAGCCCTCAAGATGTCCCGCAAGAAGTTTATGTGGGCCTTCACCCTCAGCCGCCTCATCCGCCACGCCTTCGCCGCCTGGCTGGGCGTCCACTACGGCAAAGCAGTCCTGGTCCTCTGGAACGCATTCATCCGCCGCTGGGGCGCCCCCGTCCTGATCATCCTCTGGGTCGCCATCCTCGGCTCGGTAGCCTTCGCCTTCTGGCGCCTCTGGAAGACCAGCCACGAAGTGGGCCTGAAGCAAACCAAACCCCTAAACGCCACCACCACCTAG
- the dprA gene encoding DNA-processing protein DprA: MALSGNTADFGASEGRLGWLAMALTPGLGPTRIGRAVALMDGDAGRIFDMPLTELEGFRLPAKSAQFIADGRARAEAEKEWKRVQEAGATLLTPDDEAYPERLREIYDPPAVLWVRGDVGLLGRAGIAVVGTRSPSPYGAGMAEMLSRDLANRGVVILSGMARGVDTAAHKGALAAKGKTVAVWGTGLDVVYPKENKRLAEEIVTGGGAIVSEYPLGTFPAPQNFPIRNRILSGMSVGVLVIEAAEYSGTRITARCAMEQNRDVYAVPGNVTNKNAWGPNTLIKQGAKLTATWEDVWEDLPSQTRLELEDAMGAGRANESNVGQSASLFTGPNESGIGQTGQAMAEHERLVFARIRHDEAIQLDELMEQMEAELASAEIFTALFELELAGRVKALPGKNYVRCF, from the coding sequence ATGGCGTTGAGCGGGAATACTGCGGATTTTGGTGCTTCTGAGGGGCGGCTGGGGTGGCTGGCTATGGCGCTTACGCCGGGGTTGGGGCCTACCCGGATTGGGCGGGCGGTGGCGCTGATGGATGGGGATGCGGGGCGGATTTTTGATATGCCGCTGACTGAGTTGGAGGGGTTTAGATTGCCGGCTAAGTCAGCGCAGTTCATTGCGGATGGGCGAGCTCGGGCGGAGGCGGAGAAAGAGTGGAAGCGGGTGCAGGAGGCAGGGGCTACTTTGCTCACGCCCGATGATGAGGCTTATCCGGAGCGGCTGCGGGAGATCTACGATCCGCCGGCGGTGCTTTGGGTGCGGGGGGATGTGGGGCTGCTGGGGAGGGCGGGGATTGCGGTGGTGGGGACTCGGTCCCCGAGTCCGTATGGGGCGGGGATGGCGGAGATGCTTTCGCGGGATCTGGCGAATCGAGGTGTGGTGATTCTTTCCGGGATGGCGAGGGGGGTGGATACGGCGGCGCATAAGGGGGCGCTGGCGGCGAAGGGAAAGACGGTGGCGGTTTGGGGGACGGGGCTGGATGTGGTTTATCCGAAGGAGAATAAGCGGCTGGCGGAGGAGATTGTGACAGGCGGTGGGGCGATCGTGAGCGAGTATCCGCTGGGCACGTTTCCGGCTCCGCAGAACTTTCCGATCCGGAACCGGATTCTGAGCGGGATGAGCGTGGGGGTGCTGGTGATTGAGGCTGCTGAATATAGTGGGACTCGAATTACGGCCAGGTGTGCGATGGAGCAGAACCGGGATGTCTATGCGGTGCCGGGGAATGTGACGAATAAGAATGCGTGGGGTCCAAACACTCTGATCAAGCAGGGCGCGAAGCTGACGGCGACGTGGGAGGACGTTTGGGAGGATCTGCCGTCGCAGACACGGCTGGAGCTGGAGGATGCGATGGGGGCGGGGAGGGCGAATGAATCGAATGTGGGGCAGTCAGCATCTTTATTCACCGGGCCGAATGAGTCTGGAATTGGGCAGACGGGGCAGGCGATGGCCGAGCATGAGCGGCTGGTGTTTGCGAGGATTCGGCACGATGAGGCAATTCAACTGGATGAGTTGATGGAGCAGATGGAGGCCGAACTGGCCTCTGCCGAGATCTTCACGGCGCTGTTCGAGCTGGAACTGGCGGGCCGGGTGAAGGCGCTTCCGGGCAAAAATTACGTTCGTTGTTTTTAG
- the topA gene encoding type I DNA topoisomerase produces MSKSLVIVESPAKAKTINKYLGADYTVEASLGHIMDLPKSDIGVELLNRTFAPTLIVSPGKEKIVDRLKKLAAKADHIFLAPDPDREGEAIAAHLAMQLRPVIKAGADIRRVTFNEITQKAVKAAFLKARDVNENLVDAQQTRRVLDRLVGYQISPLLWDKVRRGLSAGRVQTVALRLIVEREREINAFVPVEYWTVDAVLQAEKTSFTARLTGIDGARITVPNGFDKDGKAQVLANALPDHATTDQVVADLANATFAVKTVEKKERKQNPKAPFTTSKLQQEAAGRLGFNVRRTMGVAQRLYEGIEIGGETVGLITYMRTDSTRVSDDAVAEARTYIGALGERYLPAKPNEYKKKNEAQDAHEAIRPTNVAYHPDEIRASLSDEQYKLYRLIWMRFVASQMMPAIFDQTTVEIGAKAARSYDFRVSGSVLKFDGFLKVYETAPAASTAEASDEDGEEEDKRLPALADGQGLVRQAIEHEQKFTDPPPRFNEASLVKTLEEKGIGRPSTYASIINTIQDRDYVKKIGNKFVPTEIGMVVTELLVKNFPYIFETGYTATLEGELDAVEAGTEKWTDLLDGFYSHLEKELAVAETTMEDIKRKEEATDEVCDNCGSPLILKWGKFGSFFACSAFSKAKAVTIAAAPWKKDPKAVLKKILGSFHFPMIVKAVTFDETNFSKEVADAKEFAEAVKSAAGKGKKITAEPVSCDFTKENFAAKPDLNAPGADEAPEEEFCDNCGRLMVLKNGPWGPFMSCPGYSDDPPCKTIRKLTQKVQSKPPITLDEPCPKCGKPLLQRDGAYGEFIACSGYPKCKYVKQELLDVKCPKDGGDLAVRKTKRGDVFYGCVNYPKCDFASNLKLVNETCPKCHSAYLLEYGNKEGTYLVCPNNREFLPKRRPKKGQPVEVPTTPECTYERLIGPPKTVEAEPEMAVSAA; encoded by the coding sequence ATGAGCAAGTCCCTGGTTATCGTTGAATCGCCTGCGAAGGCGAAGACTATTAATAAGTACCTCGGAGCGGATTACACGGTTGAGGCGAGCCTTGGCCACATTATGGATCTGCCGAAGTCGGATATTGGTGTGGAGCTGCTGAACCGGACGTTTGCGCCGACGCTGATCGTGTCTCCGGGCAAGGAAAAGATTGTGGACCGGCTGAAGAAGCTGGCGGCGAAGGCAGACCATATCTTCCTGGCGCCTGACCCTGACCGCGAAGGCGAGGCGATTGCCGCGCACCTGGCGATGCAGTTGCGGCCGGTGATCAAGGCGGGCGCGGATATACGGCGGGTGACGTTTAACGAGATCACGCAGAAGGCGGTGAAGGCTGCGTTTCTGAAGGCTCGGGATGTAAACGAGAACCTGGTGGACGCGCAGCAGACGCGGCGTGTGCTGGACCGGCTGGTGGGGTATCAGATCTCGCCGCTGCTGTGGGATAAGGTGCGGCGCGGGCTTTCGGCGGGGCGGGTGCAGACGGTTGCGCTGAGGCTGATCGTGGAACGCGAACGGGAGATCAATGCGTTTGTGCCGGTGGAGTACTGGACTGTCGATGCGGTGCTGCAGGCGGAGAAGACCTCGTTTACGGCTCGGCTGACCGGGATTGATGGGGCTCGGATTACGGTTCCGAACGGCTTCGACAAGGACGGTAAGGCGCAGGTGCTGGCGAATGCGCTGCCGGATCATGCGACGACGGATCAGGTTGTCGCGGACCTGGCGAACGCTACGTTTGCGGTGAAGACTGTCGAGAAGAAGGAACGGAAGCAGAATCCGAAGGCTCCGTTTACGACTTCGAAGCTGCAGCAGGAGGCGGCGGGGCGGCTTGGGTTCAATGTACGGCGGACGATGGGCGTGGCGCAGCGGCTGTATGAGGGGATCGAGATCGGCGGCGAGACCGTGGGTCTGATCACTTATATGAGAACCGACTCGACGCGTGTTTCTGACGATGCGGTGGCGGAGGCTCGGACTTATATTGGTGCGCTGGGCGAGCGGTATCTGCCGGCCAAGCCGAACGAGTACAAGAAGAAGAATGAGGCGCAGGACGCGCACGAAGCGATTCGTCCGACGAATGTGGCGTATCACCCGGATGAGATTCGGGCTTCGCTTTCCGATGAGCAGTACAAGCTTTATCGGCTGATATGGATGCGATTTGTCGCGAGCCAGATGATGCCGGCGATCTTCGATCAGACGACGGTGGAGATTGGGGCGAAGGCCGCCCGCAGCTATGACTTCCGGGTTTCTGGATCGGTGCTGAAGTTTGATGGATTTTTGAAGGTGTATGAGACTGCTCCGGCTGCTTCGACCGCTGAGGCTTCTGATGAGGACGGCGAGGAAGAAGATAAGCGGCTGCCGGCTTTGGCGGATGGGCAGGGGCTTGTGCGGCAGGCGATCGAGCATGAGCAGAAGTTTACGGACCCGCCGCCGCGGTTCAATGAAGCCTCGCTGGTGAAGACGCTCGAAGAGAAGGGGATTGGGCGGCCTTCGACCTATGCTTCGATCATCAATACGATTCAGGATCGGGACTACGTCAAGAAGATTGGGAACAAGTTTGTGCCGACGGAGATCGGCATGGTGGTGACAGAGCTGCTGGTTAAGAACTTCCCGTACATCTTCGAGACGGGATACACGGCGACGCTCGAAGGCGAGCTGGACGCGGTGGAGGCGGGGACGGAGAAGTGGACGGACCTGCTGGATGGGTTCTACAGCCACCTGGAGAAGGAGCTTGCGGTCGCCGAGACGACGATGGAGGACATCAAGCGCAAGGAAGAGGCGACGGATGAGGTCTGCGATAACTGCGGGTCGCCGCTGATCCTGAAGTGGGGTAAGTTTGGGAGCTTCTTTGCCTGCTCGGCTTTCTCCAAGGCCAAGGCTGTGACGATTGCTGCTGCGCCGTGGAAGAAGGACCCGAAGGCGGTGCTGAAGAAGATTCTGGGGTCGTTCCACTTCCCGATGATTGTGAAGGCGGTGACGTTCGACGAGACGAACTTCTCGAAGGAAGTGGCGGATGCGAAGGAGTTTGCGGAGGCGGTGAAGAGTGCTGCCGGGAAGGGCAAAAAGATTACGGCTGAGCCGGTCTCGTGCGACTTCACGAAGGAGAACTTTGCGGCCAAGCCGGACCTGAACGCCCCGGGCGCTGATGAGGCTCCGGAGGAGGAGTTCTGTGATAACTGCGGGCGGTTAATGGTGCTGAAGAATGGGCCCTGGGGGCCGTTCATGTCTTGCCCTGGGTATTCGGATGATCCTCCTTGCAAGACGATCCGTAAGCTGACGCAGAAGGTGCAGTCGAAGCCTCCGATCACGCTGGATGAGCCTTGCCCGAAGTGCGGGAAGCCGCTGTTGCAGCGGGATGGGGCTTATGGCGAGTTCATCGCGTGCTCCGGCTATCCGAAGTGCAAGTACGTCAAGCAGGAGTTGCTGGACGTGAAGTGTCCGAAGGATGGCGGCGACCTGGCGGTTCGGAAGACGAAGCGCGGGGACGTGTTCTACGGCTGCGTGAATTATCCGAAGTGCGACTTTGCCTCGAACCTGAAGCTGGTGAACGAGACGTGTCCGAAGTGCCACTCGGCCTACCTGCTGGAGTACGGGAACAAGGAAGGGACGTACCTGGTCTGCCCGAACAACCGGGAGTTTCTGCCGAAGCGGCGGCCCAAGAAGGGGCAGCCGGTGGAGGTTCCGACGACGCCGGAGTGTACGTATGAGCGGCTGATTGGGCCGCCGAAGACGGTAGAAGCGGAGCCTGAGATGGCGGTCAGCGCGGCCTGA
- a CDS encoding DUF427 domain-containing protein, giving the protein MAKAMWNGQVLAESETTQLVEGNVYFPDESVKREFFRPSSTTSSCPFKGQARYYSLIVDGQENPDAAWYYPDPKPAARAIKHHIAFWRGVEVTK; this is encoded by the coding sequence ATGGCGAAAGCGATGTGGAACGGTCAGGTCCTGGCAGAGAGCGAAACGACGCAGCTGGTTGAAGGCAATGTGTACTTTCCCGATGAATCGGTGAAGCGGGAGTTTTTTCGGCCAAGTTCCACAACTTCTTCATGCCCGTTCAAGGGGCAGGCCCGGTACTACAGCCTGATTGTGGATGGGCAGGAGAACCCGGATGCGGCCTGGTACTACCCTGATCCGAAGCCTGCGGCGCGGGCGATCAAGCACCATATCGCGTTCTGGCGTGGGGTTGAAGTAACGAAGTAA
- a CDS encoding metal-sulfur cluster assembly factor, whose protein sequence is MLTEAHIRDALRDCYDPEIPLNIVELGLVEYISLHEAPDAPGSGIEGVPARYLAKIVLIPTTRDDAPEAQLKAQVSNRLAAFFELWSVEVSIVDQPVWTPERITPAGRRTLGLDKPQFPILNNKVRPQ, encoded by the coding sequence ATGTTGACTGAAGCCCACATTCGAGACGCCCTGCGCGACTGTTACGACCCCGAAATCCCACTCAACATCGTGGAACTCGGCCTCGTCGAATACATCTCGCTGCACGAAGCCCCAGACGCCCCCGGATCAGGAATTGAAGGCGTCCCCGCCCGCTATCTGGCAAAGATCGTTCTGATCCCGACCACGCGCGATGACGCCCCGGAAGCTCAGCTCAAAGCCCAGGTGAGCAATCGTCTCGCTGCCTTCTTTGAGCTCTGGTCCGTCGAAGTCAGCATCGTAGATCAACCCGTCTGGACACCGGAAAGAATCACCCCCGCCGGGAGACGAACCCTCGGCCTGGACAAGCCGCAGTTCCCTATCCTCAACAACAAGGTGCGTCCCCAGTGA